A window of Chitinophagales bacterium contains these coding sequences:
- the fsa gene encoding fructose-6-phosphate aldolase: MKFFIDTANLAQIKEANELGILDGVTTNPSLMAKEGIQGDEAVMNHYKAICELVDGDISAEVISTDFKGIIEEGKVLAALHPNIVVKVPMIKDGIKAIKWFTDNGIKTNCTLVFSAGQAILCAKAGATYVSPFIGRIDDSGWDGVQLIEQISHIYTVQGFKTEILAASIRNPNHIIRCAEAGADVCTCPLDSIMGLLKHPLTDIGLAKFLEDAKKFK; this comes from the coding sequence ATGAAATTTTTTATCGATACAGCCAATCTGGCTCAAATCAAAGAAGCAAACGAATTAGGTATTCTCGATGGGGTAACAACCAACCCCTCCCTGATGGCCAAAGAAGGGATCCAGGGCGACGAAGCCGTAATGAACCATTATAAGGCCATTTGCGAACTCGTAGACGGCGACATCAGCGCCGAAGTAATCTCTACGGATTTTAAAGGAATCATCGAAGAAGGAAAAGTATTAGCGGCACTTCATCCGAATATTGTCGTTAAAGTTCCCATGATCAAAGACGGTATCAAAGCCATTAAATGGTTTACCGATAATGGGATCAAAACAAACTGTACCCTGGTATTTTCTGCCGGACAGGCAATTCTTTGTGCCAAAGCAGGAGCAACCTACGTATCTCCTTTCATCGGCCGTATCGATGACAGTGGCTGGGATGGAGTACAACTGATCGAACAAATTTCACACATCTATACTGTGCAGGGTTTTAAAACCGAAATCCTGGCGGCCTCCATTCGCAATCCGAACCATATCATCCGCTGTGCAGAAGCCGGCGCCGATGTTTGTACCTGCCCGCTCGATTCCATTATGGGATTGCTTAAACACCCGCTGACGGATATTGGGTTGGCGAAGTTTTTGGAAGATGCGAAGAAGTTCAAGTGA
- a CDS encoding pyridoxal phosphate-dependent aminotransferase, whose amino-acid sequence MNRHLYLNPNVIGLKESPTLRINQRCRELTAQGKTIFKLGLGQSPFPVPEPVVNALRLYAPQKDYLHVQGLPELRQAVADFHQRKDGVDRQAEHVIIGPGSKELLFLLQMVFEGEVLIPSPSWVSYLPQAKIIGNTVHVLHTRVEENWRLQPDLLQDFLQSGKGKGPFLLILNYPGNPDGVTYEKAHLESLARVCRENGVIILSDEIYGQLHHEGNHVSLAKFYPEGTILSSGLSKWCGAGGWRLGTFSFPSDLHWLMEAMAAVASETYTSVSAPIQYAAIQAFAGGREIEDYLWHARRILAALGKETAAILREAGIRVNDPTGGFYLFLDFTPLSTLLHKKEIRNSAVLCERLLDECGIAILPGEDFNRPPEELSARLSYVDFDGAKALSASYTFPLHQPLPEGFLEQYCFKVLEASRKMAAWLLENS is encoded by the coding sequence ATGAACAGACATCTTTATCTGAACCCAAATGTAATTGGGTTAAAAGAGTCGCCAACGCTTCGGATCAATCAGCGATGCCGCGAACTGACCGCACAGGGAAAGACCATATTCAAACTGGGCCTGGGGCAATCCCCATTTCCGGTTCCTGAGCCGGTCGTTAATGCCTTAAGGCTATACGCGCCCCAAAAGGATTATCTGCATGTTCAGGGCTTGCCGGAATTACGTCAGGCTGTGGCGGATTTCCATCAGCGTAAGGATGGTGTAGATCGTCAGGCGGAGCATGTGATCATTGGGCCTGGTTCCAAAGAGCTTCTTTTTTTATTGCAAATGGTATTTGAAGGAGAAGTATTGATTCCCAGTCCGAGTTGGGTTTCCTATTTGCCACAGGCAAAAATTATTGGCAATACGGTTCATGTACTCCACACCCGCGTGGAGGAAAACTGGAGGCTTCAGCCCGACCTGTTACAGGATTTTCTTCAATCCGGGAAGGGCAAAGGCCCCTTTCTCCTTATCCTGAATTATCCGGGTAATCCGGATGGGGTGACCTATGAAAAAGCCCATCTGGAAAGCCTGGCCAGGGTATGCCGGGAAAATGGAGTGATCATACTGTCCGATGAAATCTACGGTCAATTGCACCATGAAGGGAATCATGTTTCCCTGGCAAAATTCTATCCGGAAGGGACGATATTAAGTTCTGGTCTGTCCAAATGGTGTGGGGCCGGCGGCTGGCGATTGGGTACATTTTCATTTCCTTCCGATCTGCATTGGCTGATGGAGGCCATGGCTGCTGTGGCCAGTGAAACCTATACCTCGGTATCGGCCCCCATTCAATATGCGGCCATTCAGGCCTTTGCCGGAGGCAGGGAAATTGAAGATTACCTCTGGCATGCCCGTAGAATTCTTGCGGCGTTGGGCAAGGAAACAGCAGCCATTTTGCGGGAAGCCGGTATCCGGGTCAATGACCCTACTGGCGGGTTCTACCTTTTTCTTGATTTTACCCCTTTATCCACCCTCCTCCATAAAAAAGAAATCCGGAATAGCGCAGTGCTTTGCGAACGGTTGCTGGATGAATGTGGGATCGCCATTCTTCCTGGTGAAGATTTTAATCGTCCCCCGGAGGAGCTCTCCGCCCGACTATCGTATGTTGACTTTGATGGCGCCAAAGCATTAAGCGCCAGTTATACATTTCCCCTTCACCAACCTTTACCGGAAGGGTTTCTTGAGCAATATTGTTTTAAGGTATTGGAAGCCTCCCGAAAAATGGCGGCCTGGTTGCTGGAAAATAGCTGA
- the sucC gene encoding ADP-forming succinate--CoA ligase subunit beta, with product MNLHEYQAKELLKKYNVPVQEGFACGTIHEAEEAYRQIKTQFGSPFAVVKAQIHAGGRGKGKIKETGVNGVKVGKNLEEVVEFSKGILGGTLVTLQTGAAGKVVNKILVAQDMYYDGPSERKEYYLSILLDRTKGQNVIMYSTEGGMNIEDVAHDTPEKIFKEWVHPGGGLLPFQARKIAFNLGLKGEAFKNMVKFVTNLYNAYVGLDCSMLEINPLFKASDDKIVAVDCKMNLDDNALMRHADLAALRDVTEEDPTEVEAGQYNLNFVKLDGNVGCMVNGAGLAMATMDMIKLSGGEPANFLDVGGTANAQTVEAGFKIILKDPNVKAILINIFGGIVRCDRVAQGVIDAYQNMGNIHVPIIVRLQGTNAEEAKKLIDESGLKVQSAILLSEAADLVKKAVA from the coding sequence ATGAACCTCCACGAATACCAGGCCAAGGAATTGCTTAAGAAATACAATGTTCCGGTACAGGAAGGATTTGCCTGTGGCACCATTCACGAAGCGGAAGAAGCCTATCGCCAGATCAAAACCCAGTTTGGAAGCCCCTTTGCAGTTGTGAAAGCGCAGATCCACGCGGGTGGCCGGGGAAAAGGCAAGATCAAAGAAACCGGTGTAAACGGAGTAAAAGTGGGCAAGAACCTGGAGGAAGTGGTGGAGTTTTCGAAAGGTATCCTGGGTGGTACGCTCGTAACCCTGCAAACCGGGGCCGCGGGGAAAGTGGTGAATAAGATCCTCGTAGCTCAGGATATGTATTACGATGGCCCAAGCGAAAGAAAGGAATACTACCTCTCCATTCTGCTTGACCGTACCAAGGGGCAAAATGTGATCATGTACAGCACCGAAGGAGGTATGAACATTGAAGATGTGGCCCATGATACCCCTGAAAAAATATTCAAAGAATGGGTTCACCCCGGTGGTGGCCTCCTCCCCTTCCAGGCACGTAAGATCGCCTTCAACCTGGGACTGAAAGGTGAGGCTTTCAAAAACATGGTCAAATTCGTGACCAATCTCTACAACGCGTATGTTGGACTGGATTGCAGTATGCTTGAGATCAACCCGCTTTTCAAAGCCTCCGATGATAAGATCGTGGCTGTGGATTGTAAAATGAACCTGGATGATAACGCCCTGATGCGTCATGCCGATCTGGCGGCTCTTCGGGATGTAACTGAAGAAGACCCGACAGAGGTAGAAGCTGGACAATACAATCTGAATTTCGTGAAACTCGATGGAAACGTAGGTTGTATGGTAAATGGAGCAGGCTTGGCCATGGCTACCATGGATATGATCAAACTCAGTGGTGGCGAACCTGCTAACTTTCTGGATGTAGGTGGTACCGCCAATGCACAAACGGTTGAAGCCGGTTTCAAGATTATCCTGAAAGACCCCAATGTAAAAGCAATTCTCATCAATATTTTCGGTGGTATCGTTCGTTGTGACCGTGTAGCCCAGGGCGTTATTGATGCCTATCAGAATATGGGAAATATTCATGTTCCCATCATTGTCCGCCTGCAGGGTACCAATGCCGAAGAAGCCAAAAAACTGATCGATGAAAGCGGCCTCAAAGTACAGTCTGCGATCTTGCTAAGTGAAGCCGCCGATCTGGTGAAGAAGGCTGTTGCCTGA